The genomic window GCTCATCCACGTCTACCCGCAGGTCCGTCCGCGCAAGGCGCACGGGGTTGTCGACGTACATCGTCCCCGGCGTGCGGCGGATCACCTGCTCCACCCGCGCGGCCAGCGTGCGCAGCGTGTCCAGGTCCGGCCCGGCAAGGCGGATGGCGACGGGCGCATCCACCGGCGGGCCGTTCTCGAACTCCTTCACCTGGATGCGCGCGTTGGGGTACGCCGCCATCCGCGCGCGAAGCGTATCGAGCATCGCCGGCGTGCGGCGGGCTTCGTACTCGTCAAGCGCCACGAACAGCTGCGCCACGCTGGGGTTCTGGTTGCGCGGGATCACGTTGTAGTAGATCTGCGGATTGCCATGCCCCACGTTCGTCATCACGCTCTGCACGCCGGGCATCTGCGCCAGGGCGCGCTCCGCGAAGCGCGCGGCGCGGTCCGTCTCGTCCAGGCTGCTGCCGTCGGGCGTGTCGATGTCCACCAGGAACTGCGGCGTTCCCGCCTTGGGAAAGAGCGAGAAGCCCACCGCCGGCACCAGCGCGAACGAGGCCAGCAGAAGCACCCCCGCGGCGGCCAGCGTGCGCCCGGGCCGCTCCAGCGACGCGTGCAGCACCGGCGCGTACGTGCGCCCGATCCCCCCGTGCAGCGCCCGCATGAAGACGTTCCCCCGCGGATCGGAGTGGCGCGAAAGCACGCGGCTGGCCAGCCAGGGAACGATGGTTAGGGAAACGATCAGCGACGCCAGCACAGTGAAGATCACCGCCAGCGGCATCACGCGGATGAACTTGCCCGCGTTGCCGGGCAGAAAGATCAGCGGCAGGAAGGCGAAGATCAGCGTGGCCGTGCAGCCCACGACGGCAATGGCGATCTGCCTCGTGGCGAGCAGTGCCGCCTCGCGCCGCGAATGGCCCTCGCGCAGGAAGCGCTCGATGTTTTCCACCACCACGATGCTGTCGTCCACCAGCAGCCCCAGCGCGATCACGAAGCCCACGATCGACAGCTGGTTGATGGTGAACCCGGTCAGGTTCAGCGCCGTGAGCCCCATCGCGATCGACAGGGGGATGGACACCATCACGATCCCCGCCGCGCGTCCCCCCAGCGGCAGCAGCGTCAGCAGCACCAGGAGGATGGCGATGGCGAAGTCGCGGCCCAGGTGCGAAAGCCGCTCCTCCACGTTCCGCGACTGGTCGAAGCCGCGCTCCAGCTTCACCCCCGCCGGGAGCGTCTTTTCGAAGGCGTCCAACTCCGCCCAGATGCCGTCGCGCACGGCGGAGATGTTGGCCTCCGGCTGCTGGTTGGCGGTGACGAACACCGCGCGCCGGCCGTTGTAGCGGGCGATGTGCGTAGGATCGGCATAGCCCCAGCGCACGTCCGCCACGTCGCGCAGGTAGACCACGGAGCCGCCCGCCGCGCGGATGACGGTGTTGCGGATCTCGTCGATGGACTGGAAGTCGCCGCTGGTCTTTACGCTGAACCGGCGGGTCCCCGCGTCTACCGAGCCGCCGGGGATGCTCGTGTTCTCACCCCCGATGGCCTGCAGCACCTGGCCGGGGGGAATGCGCAGCTCGGCCAGGCGGCCCAGATTCAGCTGCACGCCCACCTCGCGCTCCGGGAAGGCCCACGACTCCGCCCGGCGCACGCCGGGCACGGCTTGGATGCGCTCCTCCAGCCGCTCCGCGCGGCGCTGCAGCTCGTGGTACGGCACCGCCTCCGACACCAGCGCCACCTGCGCGATGTTCACGTCGGCGGCGTTGATCTTGTCCACGTCCAGCGAATGGAGGTTCGCCGGCAGGGAGGGACGAAGCGCGTTCACCTCGCGCAGCACCTCGTCGTACTTGTCATCGGCGTCCGCGGCGGGGTCGAACTCGGCGATGAGAACGGCCAGCCCGTCCTCTACCCGCGCCTCCACCTTCTGCAGCCCCTCCAGCTCGCCCACCCGCTCCTCGATGGGCTCCACCACCAGCTGCTCGATCTCCGCCGCGCTGGCGCCGGGGTACACGCCCACCACCAGGTAGGTGGGGATGGAAAGCAGCGGGTCCTCGGCCTTGGGGATGGCCTGCCACGAGGCGAAGCCCATGGCGGCCGTCATCAGGAACAGCACCACCGTCAGCTGGGGACGGTCGACGA from Longimicrobium sp. includes these protein-coding regions:
- a CDS encoding efflux RND transporter permease subunit, which encodes MISRITEFFVDRPQLTVVLFLMTAAMGFASWQAIPKAEDPLLSIPTYLVVGVYPGASAAEIEQLVVEPIEERVGELEGLQKVEARVEDGLAVLIAEFDPAADADDKYDEVLREVNALRPSLPANLHSLDVDKINAADVNIAQVALVSEAVPYHELQRRAERLEERIQAVPGVRRAESWAFPEREVGVQLNLGRLAELRIPPGQVLQAIGGENTSIPGGSVDAGTRRFSVKTSGDFQSIDEIRNTVIRAAGGSVVYLRDVADVRWGYADPTHIARYNGRRAVFVTANQQPEANISAVRDGIWAELDAFEKTLPAGVKLERGFDQSRNVEERLSHLGRDFAIAILLVLLTLLPLGGRAAGIVMVSIPLSIAMGLTALNLTGFTINQLSIVGFVIALGLLVDDSIVVVENIERFLREGHSRREAALLATRQIAIAVVGCTATLIFAFLPLIFLPGNAGKFIRVMPLAVIFTVLASLIVSLTIVPWLASRVLSRHSDPRGNVFMRALHGGIGRTYAPVLHASLERPGRTLAAAGVLLLASFALVPAVGFSLFPKAGTPQFLVDIDTPDGSSLDETDRAARFAERALAQMPGVQSVMTNVGHGNPQIYYNVIPRNQNPSVAQLFVALDEYEARRTPAMLDTLRARMAAYPNARIQVKEFENGPPVDAPVAIRLAGPDLDTLRTLAARVEQVIRRTPGTMYVDNPVRLARTDLRVDVDEHKAGLFGIPAVEVDRTIRLGLAGLNAGTFRDGAGDEYPIRVTLPHAGTPSVEALDRVYVSSMTGAAVPLRQVADVKFESSPGLIQRHNQERSVTVTSFVRSGFNTDRVTRSVLADLEGMKLPEGYRWTAAGEIESREESFGGVGGAVIVAVFMILAILVLEFRTFRSTLIVASVIPLGFVGGIAALWLTGNTLSFTAVIGFVALIGIEIKTSILLVDFTNQLREEGVPLVDAIQQAGEVRFVPIVLTTLTAIGGLLPLAVEGSSLYSPLAWVIIGGLVSSTILARLVTPVMYKLLAPEIAVRTVPVTAIAPKQVREPELAGV